From a region of the Wenzhouxiangella sp. XN24 genome:
- the guaA gene encoding glutamine-hydrolyzing GMP synthase produces MSTDIHAHRILILDFGSQYTQLIARRVREAGVYSEIRAWDCSGEDIRAFAPAGIILSGGPESVTIEEGPRAADTVFDLGVPVLGICYGMQTMAAQLGGEVAGSAHREFGYARVRVTASSNLLDDIEDHEDSDGNPLLDVWMSHGDRVEALPPGFVAIAGTDSAPLAGMADDGRRFYGLQFHPEVTHTRQGNRIISRFVHDICGCASDWNPGNIVDDSIARIRAQVGSDKVLLGLSGGVDSSVVAALLHRAIGDQLVCVFVDHGLLRLNEGDQVMATFARHMGIRVIRVDAEDRFLAALAGVSDPEEKRKIIGGLFIEVFEEQAQQLRDIDWLAQGTIYPDVVESAGSSTGKAHVIKSHHNVGGLPARMRMRLVEPLRELFKDEVRKIGLELGLPWDMVYRHPFPGPGLGVRILGEVRKEFAELLRKADDIFISELRNHDLYEKVSQAFAVFLPVRSVGVMGDGRRYDYVIALRAVETIDFMTARWAHLPYEFLDLVGRRIINEIAGISRVTYDISGKPPATIEWE; encoded by the coding sequence ATGAGCACCGATATCCATGCGCACCGCATCCTGATCCTCGATTTCGGCTCGCAGTACACACAGCTGATCGCGCGCCGCGTGCGTGAGGCGGGGGTCTACAGCGAGATTCGCGCGTGGGACTGTTCCGGCGAGGATATCCGGGCATTCGCACCTGCGGGGATCATCCTGTCCGGTGGGCCGGAGTCGGTGACCATCGAAGAAGGCCCGCGCGCTGCCGATACCGTGTTCGACCTGGGCGTCCCGGTGCTGGGAATCTGCTACGGCATGCAGACCATGGCGGCCCAGCTCGGCGGCGAGGTCGCCGGCTCGGCGCATCGCGAGTTCGGCTATGCCCGCGTCAGGGTCACTGCCTCCTCCAACCTGCTGGACGACATCGAGGATCACGAGGATTCGGACGGCAATCCCCTGCTCGACGTTTGGATGAGCCACGGCGACCGGGTCGAGGCGTTGCCCCCCGGCTTCGTCGCAATTGCCGGCACGGACAGCGCCCCGCTCGCAGGGATGGCCGACGACGGACGGCGTTTCTACGGGCTGCAGTTTCATCCCGAGGTCACGCACACCCGCCAGGGCAATCGCATCATTTCGCGCTTCGTCCACGATATCTGCGGCTGCGCCAGCGACTGGAATCCGGGCAACATCGTCGACGACAGCATTGCGCGCATCCGCGCCCAGGTCGGCAGCGACAAGGTGTTGCTCGGCCTGTCCGGGGGTGTGGATTCCTCGGTCGTGGCCGCGCTGCTGCACCGGGCGATCGGCGACCAGCTGGTCTGCGTGTTCGTCGATCACGGCTTGTTGCGCCTCAACGAGGGCGACCAGGTCATGGCCACCTTCGCGAGGCACATGGGGATCCGCGTCATCCGCGTGGACGCCGAGGATCGTTTCCTTGCCGCCCTCGCGGGCGTCTCCGATCCGGAAGAGAAGCGCAAGATCATCGGGGGGCTGTTCATCGAGGTGTTCGAGGAACAGGCGCAGCAACTCAGGGACATCGACTGGCTGGCGCAGGGCACGATTTATCCCGACGTGGTGGAATCCGCGGGATCGAGCACCGGCAAGGCGCACGTGATCAAGTCACATCACAACGTCGGGGGGCTGCCGGCGCGCATGCGCATGCGGCTGGTGGAACCGTTGCGCGAGCTGTTCAAGGACGAGGTGCGCAAGATCGGCCTGGAACTCGGCCTGCCCTGGGACATGGTGTATCGCCACCCGTTTCCCGGCCCAGGCCTCGGCGTGCGGATTCTCGGCGAGGTGCGCAAGGAATTCGCCGAGCTGCTGCGCAAGGCGGACGACATCTTCATCAGCGAACTGCGCAACCACGATCTCTACGAGAAGGTCAGCCAGGCGTTCGCCGTGTTCCTGCCGGTGCGCTCGGTCGGCGTGATGGGCGACGGTCGGCGCTACGACTACGTCATCGCACTGCGCGCCGTCGAGACCATCGATTTCATGACGGCGCGCTGGGCGCACCTGCCATACGAATTCCTCGACCTGGTGGGACGGCGCATCATCAACGAGATCGCCGGGATTTCCCGCGTCACCTACGACATCTCGGGGAAGCCGCCGGCCACGATCGAGTGGGAGTAA
- the guaB gene encoding IMP dehydrogenase — translation MRLVQEALTFDDVLLEPAYSAVLPRDVSLGTRLTAEITMQLPILSAAMDSVTEARLAIALAQEGGIGVIHKNMTAEAQAREVRRVKKYESGIINDPITVTPDKTIREVLELTRAKGISGVPVVDGDQTLGIVTNRDLRFETRLDLPVSEVMTPRERLVTVREGSAKEEVLQLLHRHRIEKVLIVDGDFRLKGMITAKDFQKATDFPRACKDERGALRVAAAVGTSADTDERVAALAAAGVDVIVVDTSHGHTEGVLQRVRRVKQAFPDIQVIGGNIVTGDAAKALVEAGADGVKVGIGPGSICTTRVVAGVGVPQVTAVANVAAALEGTGIPLIADGGIRYSGDFAKAIAAGAHSIMVGGLFAGTEESPGEVELYQGRSYKTYRGMGSLAAMSQRNGSSDRYFQDATDEIEKLVPEGIEGRVPYKGSLLQIIHQLAGGLRAAMGYTGCSTIEEMRTKPKFVRITNAGVRESHVHDVAITKEAPNYRVD, via the coding sequence ATGCGCCTGGTACAGGAAGCCCTCACGTTCGACGATGTTCTCCTCGAGCCGGCCTACTCGGCGGTCCTGCCGCGCGACGTCAGTCTCGGGACCCGTCTCACCGCGGAAATCACGATGCAGTTGCCGATCCTTTCCGCGGCGATGGACTCGGTCACCGAGGCGCGCCTCGCCATCGCGCTGGCCCAGGAAGGCGGCATCGGCGTGATCCACAAGAACATGACCGCGGAAGCGCAGGCCCGCGAGGTGCGGCGCGTCAAGAAATACGAAAGCGGGATCATCAACGATCCCATCACGGTGACCCCCGACAAGACCATCAGGGAGGTCCTGGAGCTGACCCGCGCCAAGGGCATCTCGGGCGTGCCGGTCGTCGACGGCGACCAGACGCTGGGGATCGTCACCAACCGGGACCTGCGCTTCGAGACGCGACTCGACCTGCCGGTTTCCGAGGTGATGACGCCCCGCGAGCGCCTCGTGACGGTGCGCGAGGGCTCCGCCAAGGAAGAAGTGCTCCAGCTGTTGCATCGCCACCGCATCGAGAAAGTGCTCATCGTCGACGGGGACTTCCGCCTGAAGGGCATGATCACCGCGAAGGATTTCCAGAAGGCGACCGATTTCCCCCGCGCCTGCAAGGACGAGCGCGGCGCCCTGAGGGTGGCGGCCGCCGTCGGCACCAGCGCGGATACTGACGAGCGCGTGGCTGCGCTGGCCGCCGCGGGCGTCGACGTGATCGTGGTCGATACCTCGCACGGTCACACCGAAGGCGTGCTGCAGCGGGTGCGTCGCGTCAAGCAGGCCTTCCCGGACATCCAGGTGATCGGCGGCAACATCGTCACCGGCGATGCTGCGAAGGCGCTCGTCGAGGCCGGCGCCGACGGCGTGAAGGTCGGCATCGGTCCCGGCAGCATCTGCACGACGCGCGTCGTCGCGGGCGTCGGCGTCCCGCAGGTCACGGCGGTGGCGAATGTCGCCGCGGCACTCGAAGGCACGGGCATTCCCTTGATCGCCGATGGCGGCATCCGCTATTCGGGCGACTTCGCCAAGGCGATCGCCGCCGGCGCCCACAGCATCATGGTCGGCGGGCTGTTCGCCGGGACCGAGGAGTCCCCGGGGGAGGTCGAGCTCTACCAGGGCCGTTCCTACAAGACTTACCGCGGCATGGGCTCGCTGGCCGCCATGTCGCAACGCAACGGTTCGAGCGACCGTTACTTCCAGGACGCCACCGACGAGATCGAGAAGCTGGTGCCCGAGGGGATCGAGGGCCGCGTGCCTTACAAGGGCAGCCTGCTGCAGATCATCCACCAGCTGGCCGGCGGCCTGCGCGCGGCGATGGGTTACACCGGTTGCAGCACCATCGAGGAGATGCGCACCAAGCCGAAGTTCGTGCGTATCACCAATGCGGGCGTCCGGGAGAGCCATGTGCATGACGTGGCGATCACCAAGGAAGCGCCGAACTACCGCGTGGATTGA
- the xseA gene encoding exodeoxyribonuclease VII large subunit, with the protein MPADDFDLPERDVWTISRLNREVRLLIETGLPALWLEGEISNLARPASGHVYFSLKDEAAQVRCALWRNAALRVAFTPRNGLQVLVRARVSVYEPRGEYQLIIERMEEAGEGALRRRFEELKSRLRAEGLFDEAAKRPLPRLPARIGVITSPSGAAVRDIVHVLARRFPAVPVLVYPVPVQGEGSAARIAAALELASRRAECDVLILARGGGSLEDLWSFNEEVVARAIRACAIPVISGVGHEVDFTIADFAADRRAPTPSGAAEIAVPDAADWLARVDADAGRLRAAMRRLLGSRRERLSWQERRLAIAHPGNRLRQTGQRLDELERRLQGAVSQRLASLRGRYESAARTLHAVSPLATLERGYAIVSRAADGTVLLDPAAVAPGEALEIRLARGRLQARAGAGTQSGPQDRSK; encoded by the coding sequence ATGCCTGCTGACGATTTCGACCTGCCCGAACGCGACGTGTGGACCATTTCGCGCCTCAATCGCGAGGTCCGGCTCCTGATCGAGACCGGCCTGCCTGCACTGTGGCTCGAGGGCGAAATTTCCAACCTGGCGCGGCCCGCGTCGGGCCACGTGTATTTTTCCCTCAAGGACGAGGCGGCCCAAGTGCGCTGCGCCCTCTGGCGCAACGCCGCATTGCGCGTGGCCTTCACGCCGCGCAACGGCTTGCAGGTGCTGGTGCGGGCCCGCGTCAGCGTCTACGAGCCGCGCGGCGAATACCAGCTGATCATCGAGCGGATGGAGGAAGCGGGCGAAGGCGCGCTGCGCCGGCGCTTCGAGGAATTGAAGTCCCGGCTGCGCGCCGAGGGGCTGTTCGACGAGGCGGCCAAGCGTCCCCTGCCGCGGCTGCCCGCCCGCATCGGCGTGATCACCTCGCCCAGCGGCGCGGCCGTACGCGACATCGTGCACGTGCTGGCGCGCCGCTTCCCTGCCGTCCCCGTGCTGGTGTACCCGGTGCCGGTCCAGGGCGAGGGGTCCGCCGCCCGGATCGCCGCGGCGCTCGAGCTGGCAAGCCGACGGGCCGAGTGCGATGTGCTGATCCTGGCGCGGGGCGGCGGCTCGCTGGAGGACCTGTGGAGCTTCAACGAGGAGGTCGTGGCGCGGGCCATCCGCGCCTGCGCCATCCCCGTGATCTCCGGCGTGGGCCACGAGGTGGATTTCACGATCGCGGACTTCGCGGCCGATCGGCGTGCCCCGACCCCCTCCGGCGCCGCCGAGATCGCCGTTCCGGACGCCGCGGACTGGCTGGCCCGGGTGGACGCGGATGCGGGGCGCCTGCGGGCCGCGATGCGCCGCTTGCTGGGGTCCCGCCGGGAACGGCTGTCATGGCAGGAGCGACGCCTGGCAATCGCCCATCCCGGCAATCGATTGCGCCAGACCGGGCAGCGGCTGGACGAACTGGAGCGGCGCCTCCAGGGGGCCGTGAGTCAGCGCCTGGCGAGCCTGCGAGGGCGATATGAAAGCGCCGCACGCACCCTGCACGCCGTGAGCCCGCTGGCCACCCTCGAGCGTGGTTACGCGATCGTCAGCCGCGCGGCCGATGGCACGGTGTTGCTGGACCCTGCGGCGGTGGCACCGGGCGAAGCGCTCGAGATCCGGCTCGCTCGCGGGCGGCTGCAGGCGCGGGCCGGGGCCGGAACCCAGAGCGGACCTCAGGACCGGTCGAAATAA
- a CDS encoding homoserine O-acetyltransferase — protein MSKVKKMITAPRFAPSEARAATGARRFVRLDTPFRMHRGGVLPRLDIAYETWGELDAQGGNAVLLFTGLSPSAHAASSPEDPASGWWEEMVGPGRPIDTRRWFVICVNSMGSCFGTTGPASIDPRSGQPYRLNFPVLTVEDIAAAGREVVRHLGIRKLHSVIGPSLGGMTALAFCTMFPEMSYGLVAISSAARSTSFAIALRSLQREIIRSDPAWLKGEYATEHPPLVGMRLARKLGMITYRSAEEWDQRFGRERAGGEHDAGDQFGVDFEVESYLEHHAQKFVGQFDPNCYLYLSRAMDLFDVAEHSGCVATELSKPGIERALVIGVETDFLFPLHEQEQLAECLERPGREVEFVGLPSLQGHDSFLVDMDGFRPVIARYFDRS, from the coding sequence ATGAGCAAGGTGAAAAAAATGATTACGGCGCCGAGATTCGCCCCCAGCGAGGCCCGTGCAGCCACAGGCGCACGGCGCTTCGTGCGTCTCGACACGCCGTTCCGCATGCACCGGGGCGGCGTCCTGCCGCGCCTCGATATCGCCTATGAGACGTGGGGGGAACTCGACGCCCAGGGCGGCAATGCGGTGCTGCTGTTCACCGGCCTGTCGCCGTCGGCGCATGCCGCGTCGTCGCCGGAGGACCCGGCCTCCGGATGGTGGGAGGAGATGGTCGGGCCGGGACGCCCCATCGACACCCGCCGCTGGTTCGTCATCTGCGTCAACTCGATGGGCAGCTGTTTCGGCACGACCGGGCCCGCCTCGATCGATCCGCGCAGCGGCCAGCCGTACCGGCTGAACTTCCCGGTCCTGACCGTCGAGGACATCGCTGCGGCCGGGCGCGAGGTCGTGCGGCACCTCGGGATCCGCAAGCTGCACTCCGTCATCGGCCCGTCTTTGGGCGGCATGACGGCGCTGGCGTTCTGCACGATGTTCCCCGAGATGAGCTACGGCCTGGTGGCGATCTCTTCGGCCGCCCGCTCTACCTCGTTCGCCATCGCGCTGCGCTCCCTGCAACGGGAAATCATTCGCAGCGATCCCGCCTGGCTGAAAGGCGAGTACGCCACGGAGCATCCGCCGCTGGTGGGTATGCGCCTCGCGCGCAAGCTCGGCATGATCACGTACCGCTCGGCAGAGGAGTGGGACCAGCGTTTCGGCCGGGAGCGGGCGGGCGGCGAACATGACGCGGGCGACCAGTTCGGGGTCGATTTCGAAGTCGAATCCTATCTCGAGCACCACGCGCAGAAGTTCGTCGGCCAGTTCGATCCGAACTGCTACCTGTACCTGTCGCGCGCCATGGACCTGTTCGATGTCGCCGAACACAGCGGTTGTGTCGCCACGGAGCTGTCGAAACCCGGCATCGAGCGGGCCCTGGTCATCGGCGTGGAGACCGATTTTCTCTTCCCGCTGCACGAGCAGGAACAGCTGGCCGAGTGCCTGGAGCGCCCCGGCCGCGAAGTGGAGTTCGTCGGTCTCCCGTCACTGCAGGGTCACGACTCCTTCCTCGTGGACATGGACGGCTTCCGCCCGGTGATCGCGCGTTATTTCGACCGGTCCTGA
- the der gene encoding ribosome biogenesis GTPase Der has translation MLPVVALAGRPNVGKSTLFNLLTRTRDALVADLPGLTRDRQYGFGRMGPVPYIVVDTGGLSGAQDELDGLMARQTLRALDEADVVLFMVDAREGLTASDERVADLLRRRGRPVRLVVNKAEGQSAAMVAAEFHRLGIGEPVVISSAHGDNVRALMDDVLAPFPGTDETDAPERASDAIRVAVIGRPNVGKSTLINRMVGEDRLVAFDQPGTTRDAVEVPFERDGERYLLVDTAGIRRRSRVSEAIEKFSIVKTLGAIDAASVVVAVIDARDGVTEQDASLLGLAAERGRAMVIAVNKWDGLPPDQRDAVRRQLDLKLTFVDYAPIQFISALHGTGVGDLFALVTRSHTAAHRSLSTPELTRTLQDAVTAHQPPLARGRRIKLRYAHQGGRNPPVIVVHGSQAELLPASYQRYLANTFRKVFRLQGTPVRIELRSGENPYAGRRNTLTPRQERKRERMMRHVKKPR, from the coding sequence ATGCTTCCCGTCGTCGCGCTGGCAGGCAGGCCGAACGTCGGCAAGTCCACGCTGTTCAACCTGCTGACCCGCACCCGGGATGCGCTCGTCGCGGATCTCCCGGGGTTGACGCGGGATCGCCAGTACGGCTTCGGCCGCATGGGGCCCGTTCCCTACATCGTCGTCGATACCGGCGGGTTGAGCGGTGCGCAGGACGAGCTCGACGGCCTCATGGCCCGCCAGACCCTGCGGGCTCTGGACGAGGCGGATGTCGTGTTGTTCATGGTCGATGCCCGGGAAGGGCTCACGGCCAGCGACGAGCGGGTGGCCGACCTGCTGCGCCGTCGCGGCCGTCCCGTCCGGCTGGTCGTGAACAAGGCGGAAGGGCAGAGCGCCGCGATGGTCGCTGCCGAGTTCCATCGCCTGGGGATCGGCGAGCCGGTCGTCATCTCCTCGGCTCATGGCGACAACGTACGGGCGCTGATGGACGACGTGCTTGCGCCTTTTCCCGGTACCGACGAGACGGATGCCCCGGAACGCGCGTCGGATGCGATTCGCGTGGCCGTCATCGGCCGGCCCAACGTGGGCAAGTCCACGCTGATCAACCGCATGGTCGGCGAGGACCGGCTGGTCGCGTTCGACCAGCCCGGCACCACGCGCGACGCGGTCGAGGTGCCCTTCGAGCGTGACGGCGAACGCTACCTGCTGGTCGACACCGCAGGCATCCGGCGCCGTTCGCGCGTTTCGGAAGCCATCGAGAAGTTCAGCATCGTCAAGACGCTCGGCGCCATCGATGCGGCTTCCGTGGTGGTCGCGGTGATCGACGCGCGCGACGGGGTCACGGAGCAGGACGCCAGCCTCCTCGGGCTCGCGGCGGAGCGCGGTCGGGCCATGGTGATCGCCGTCAACAAGTGGGACGGCCTGCCGCCGGATCAACGCGACGCAGTGCGCCGCCAGCTCGACCTCAAGCTGACTTTCGTCGACTATGCGCCCATCCAGTTCATCTCCGCGCTGCACGGCACGGGCGTCGGCGACCTGTTCGCCCTCGTGACCCGCAGCCACACCGCCGCACACCGGTCACTGTCCACGCCGGAACTGACCCGGACCCTGCAGGATGCGGTCACGGCGCACCAGCCGCCGCTCGCGCGCGGGCGGCGCATCAAGCTGCGCTACGCGCACCAGGGCGGGCGCAATCCCCCGGTGATCGTCGTCCACGGCAGCCAGGCCGAGTTGTTGCCGGCCTCCTACCAGCGTTATCTTGCGAATACCTTCCGCAAGGTGTTCCGCTTGCAGGGCACGCCGGTGCGCATCGAATTGCGCTCGGGTGAAAACCCGTACGCGGGCCGGCGCAACACGCTGACGCCGCGCCAGGAAAGAAAACGCGAGCGCATGATGCGTCACGTGAAGAAACCGCGCTGA
- the bamB gene encoding outer membrane protein assembly factor BamB: MRIRPRAWLWPLACSLFLVGCGMFGSEDEPIEPPAELTEFDASLAVREAWDVRVGSGAEELNLALRPAVEGGRVYAVGRDGVLHALDLETGDVTWKVDTELRVSAGPAVGHGLAVLGTTSGILAAFDLADGAELWRTDLSGEILAAPDIAPTAVVVRTVDGKLRALSADTGAELWMVEHRPPRLSLRGTAGPVIVGEIVVAGFDNGRIGAYGLRDGEPLWENTLSFGRGRTEIERLADVDATPQVVGQDVYIVSYRGRLVNVTAASGQLLWANEISSYSGLDVDWTTVFVTNDESVVLALNRSSGAELWSQDALRMRALTAPGAIGNSVVVGDFEGWLHWLDAVTGALQARHRPGKAAFVTRPVASGGVLVVQDEADRVYALRAEPRG, translated from the coding sequence GTGAGAATCCGCCCCCGCGCATGGCTGTGGCCCCTGGCGTGTTCGTTGTTCCTGGTCGGCTGCGGGATGTTCGGTTCGGAGGACGAACCGATCGAGCCGCCGGCCGAGTTGACCGAGTTCGATGCTTCCCTGGCCGTCCGCGAGGCCTGGGACGTGCGCGTCGGGTCCGGCGCCGAGGAGTTGAACCTCGCTTTGCGGCCGGCAGTCGAGGGGGGGCGGGTCTACGCGGTGGGACGCGACGGCGTGCTCCACGCGCTGGACCTCGAAACCGGTGACGTGACATGGAAGGTGGATACCGAGTTGCGCGTATCGGCCGGTCCTGCAGTGGGCCACGGGCTGGCCGTGCTCGGCACGACGAGCGGCATACTGGCCGCCTTCGACCTGGCGGACGGGGCCGAGTTGTGGCGCACCGACCTCTCGGGCGAAATACTCGCTGCGCCCGACATCGCGCCGACGGCCGTCGTGGTGCGCACGGTCGACGGCAAGTTGCGGGCGCTGAGCGCCGACACGGGTGCGGAACTCTGGATGGTGGAACATCGGCCGCCACGGCTGTCGCTGCGTGGCACGGCCGGGCCCGTCATCGTGGGCGAGATCGTGGTGGCCGGCTTCGACAATGGCCGGATTGGCGCGTATGGGCTGCGGGATGGCGAGCCGTTGTGGGAAAACACGCTGTCATTCGGCCGGGGCCGCACCGAGATCGAGCGGCTTGCCGATGTCGATGCCACGCCGCAAGTCGTCGGCCAGGACGTCTACATCGTGAGCTATCGCGGCCGTCTCGTGAACGTGACCGCCGCGTCCGGGCAGCTGCTCTGGGCCAATGAGATATCCAGCTACAGCGGCCTCGACGTGGACTGGACGACGGTGTTCGTCACCAACGACGAGAGCGTGGTGCTGGCCCTGAACCGTTCCAGCGGCGCCGAACTCTGGAGCCAGGATGCATTGCGCATGCGGGCCCTCACCGCGCCCGGGGCGATCGGCAACAGCGTCGTGGTCGGGGATTTCGAAGGCTGGCTGCATTGGCTCGACGCCGTCACCGGCGCACTGCAGGCGCGTCACCGGCCGGGCAAGGCGGCATTCGTCACGCGGCCGGTGGCCAGCGGTGGGGTGCTGGTCGTGCAGGACGAGGCCGACCGGGTGTACGCCTTGCGCGCGGAGCCGCGAGGCTGA
- a CDS encoding tetratricopeptide repeat protein, which produces MEDYLSEREQVDRIRQWWKENGAWIIVGLGGGLLALAGWNWWQNYQEERAAQASALYSVVAEAAMEERVDEVRLGVERLASGHAGSPYLQHARMALAAASVRFGDTDAAIAELERVLADAADPQLRLVARLRLARVVLATGDQDRALELARGADGGAFAAALLEVEGDALAARGEDAAARDAYEQAIAAGQGAPGIIDEAFVQLKLEALGQGVPGAADAAADADADVGGETS; this is translated from the coding sequence GTGGAAGATTATCTTTCTGAACGCGAACAGGTCGACCGGATCCGCCAGTGGTGGAAGGAAAACGGTGCGTGGATCATCGTCGGCCTCGGCGGCGGCCTGTTGGCGCTCGCGGGCTGGAACTGGTGGCAGAACTACCAGGAGGAGCGGGCCGCGCAGGCGTCGGCGCTCTACTCGGTTGTGGCCGAGGCCGCGATGGAGGAGCGCGTGGATGAAGTCAGGCTCGGCGTGGAGCGCCTGGCCTCTGGTCATGCGGGCTCGCCGTACCTGCAGCACGCGCGCATGGCGCTGGCGGCGGCATCGGTGCGCTTCGGCGACACGGACGCGGCCATCGCCGAGCTCGAGCGGGTGCTCGCGGACGCTGCGGATCCGCAGCTCAGGCTGGTGGCGCGCCTGCGCCTCGCGCGGGTCGTGCTCGCGACCGGCGATCAAGATCGCGCCCTCGAACTGGCGCGCGGCGCCGACGGCGGCGCCTTCGCCGCCGCGCTGCTCGAGGTCGAAGGCGATGCCCTGGCGGCGCGTGGCGAGGATGCCGCGGCGCGCGATGCGTACGAGCAGGCCATCGCGGCGGGGCAGGGCGCGCCCGGCATCATCGACGAGGCCTTTGTTCAGCTGAAGCTCGAGGCCCTCGGGCAGGGCGTCCCGGGCGCCGCCGACGCCGCCGCCGACGCCGACGCCGACGTCGGAGGCGAGACTTCGTGA
- the hisS gene encoding histidine--tRNA ligase, which produces MAAAIQPVRGMNDILPDVTPTWQWVERTAQAVFAAYGYRELRMPLVERTELFSRSIGEVTDIVEKEMYSFTDRNGDRLSLRPEATASCVRAAISNGLIHNQQQRLWYAGPMFRYERPQKGRYRQFHQVGAEALGFAGPDVDAELILMSARLWQALGLQDLQLELNSLGTPASRRDYRALLVEYFMAHRDALDEDSVRRLEQNPLRILDSKNPEMRALIAAAPVITDHLDAESAVHFEQLKAALDAAGVSYRVNPRLVRGLDYYSRTVFEWLTDRLGAQAAVCSGGRYDGLVEQLGGRPTPAIGWALGMERLVELVLDGAPAARVAHAYLVPVGDAAQAAALAMAETLRDHVPGLRLQTHCGGGSLKAAMKKADRSGATLALILGDDELAAGQVRVKPLRGDGEQAALDPAQLRGQLAALVGAEQA; this is translated from the coding sequence ATGGCGGCCGCAATCCAGCCCGTCCGGGGCATGAACGACATACTGCCGGATGTGACACCGACGTGGCAGTGGGTGGAGCGTACGGCCCAGGCCGTCTTCGCCGCTTACGGGTATCGCGAGTTGCGCATGCCGCTGGTCGAGCGCACGGAGCTCTTCAGCCGTTCGATCGGCGAAGTCACGGACATCGTCGAGAAAGAAATGTACAGCTTCACCGATCGCAACGGCGATCGGTTGAGCCTGCGCCCGGAGGCCACCGCGAGCTGCGTGCGGGCCGCGATCAGCAACGGCCTCATCCACAACCAGCAGCAACGACTCTGGTATGCCGGGCCGATGTTCCGCTACGAGCGCCCGCAGAAGGGCCGCTACCGACAGTTTCACCAGGTGGGTGCGGAGGCGCTGGGTTTCGCCGGTCCGGACGTCGATGCGGAGCTGATTCTCATGTCGGCGCGCCTGTGGCAGGCGCTGGGGCTTCAAGACCTGCAGCTCGAGTTGAATTCGCTGGGTACGCCGGCGTCCCGCCGGGATTATCGCGCTCTGCTGGTCGAGTATTTCATGGCGCATCGCGATGCTCTTGACGAAGACAGCGTACGGCGGCTGGAGCAGAACCCGTTGCGCATCCTCGACAGCAAGAACCCGGAGATGCGTGCGCTGATCGCGGCGGCGCCGGTGATCACCGATCACCTCGATGCGGAATCGGCGGTGCACTTCGAGCAGCTGAAGGCGGCGCTGGATGCGGCCGGGGTGTCCTATCGGGTCAACCCGCGGCTCGTGCGCGGGCTCGACTACTACAGCCGCACGGTGTTCGAATGGCTGACCGACCGGCTGGGCGCGCAGGCCGCCGTGTGCAGCGGCGGTCGCTACGACGGCCTCGTCGAACAGCTCGGGGGCCGGCCCACGCCGGCGATCGGCTGGGCCCTCGGGATGGAAAGGCTGGTCGAACTGGTGCTGGACGGCGCGCCCGCGGCCCGTGTGGCGCACGCCTACCTGGTGCCGGTGGGCGACGCTGCGCAGGCCGCCGCGCTCGCAATGGCGGAAACCCTGCGGGATCATGTTCCCGGCCTGCGCCTGCAAACCCATTGCGGCGGCGGCTCGCTGAAGGCAGCGATGAAGAAAGCGGACCGCAGCGGCGCCACGTTGGCCCTGATCCTCGGCGACGACGAGCTCGCGGCCGGCCAGGTGCGCGTCAAGCCGTTACGCGGAGACGGTGAACAAGCCGCGCTGGATCCGGCGCAATTGCGCGGGCAACTGGCGGCTCTCGTGGGGGCCGAACAGGCCTGA